In one Leishmania braziliensis MHOM/BR/75/M2904 complete genome, chromosome 32 genomic region, the following are encoded:
- a CDS encoding putative NADH dehydrogenase subunit NI8M, with the protein MSWRARFTPCVGSLTVWLNPKDPNCFGVRNWWRNNLPELQLLNPFCTFTIQELSFGEPHMYINYTPTDQRMIRLAGATEEEFEEIMEACITYGMNHAIIERPRTDDGGDLVNQPAITSFGYTESFTAKLEVAPPADIGQKTTEGVDDPGQKPRLYPRNVGCKLMP; encoded by the coding sequence ATGTCGTGGCGAGCACGATTCACGCCATGCGTGGGCTCCCTCACGGTGTGGCTCAACCCCAAGGACCCAAACTGCTTCGGCGTGCGCAACTGGTGGCGCAACAACCtgccggagctgcagcttctgAATCCCTTTTGCACCTTCACAATACAGGAGCTTTCCTTCGGTGAGCCGCACATGTACATCAACTACACACCAACGGATCAGCGCATGATTCGCCTAGCTGGagcgacggaggaggagttcGAGGAGATTATGGAGGCATGCATTACGTATGGCATGAACCACGCCATTATCGAGCGTCCCCGcaccgacgacggcggcgacttAGTGAACCAACCAGCCATCACATCCTTCGGCTACACTGAGAGTTTCACCGCGAAGCTGGAGGTGGCACCACCTGCGGACATAGGCCAGAAGACGACGGAAGGCGTTGATGATCCAGGCCAGAAGCCGCGCCTGTACCCTCGCAACGTGGGCTGCAAGCTGATGCCATAG